One stretch of Schistocerca nitens isolate TAMUIC-IGC-003100 chromosome 11, iqSchNite1.1, whole genome shotgun sequence DNA includes these proteins:
- the LOC126212929 gene encoding uncharacterized protein K02A2.6-like has product MHRISGSVLCLRTKMDRMIALLPLRQNCSRLRKEIIHRSRKKLWLSSYGVTQFHDFLYGSHFTIITDHKPLTSLFHPNKPVPPRTAQKFIRWSIFLSQYRYDILYRSTAKHGNADALSRLPVAEDRGFDSSELACMFIYSETDDVVESFPIDFRRVAAAAAADPVLATVSRFVATQWPLSKLRIEDPLVCRFFAHKERLFVRRGVLLLHSDNDQSRVVVPRSLQSSVLRLLHQGHWGIVRTKQLARQHCTWFGTDAAITNICSSCMACVEQQSAPPWKFFAWPKATTSWQRLHIDFAGPFWNARWLVVVDSFSNFPFVVRMSSTMSSVTIQALSAIFCIEGLPQTIVSDNGPQFMSAKFQSFCKANGIQHLTSAPFSPQSNGAAERLVRTFKSQMLKLKASHSREDALLLFLSSYHTQPRDGRSPAELLHGRPRRTLMSLLHPPYQVPVQRQPPAFAPGDVVFYRNYRGSRRWHAGRILRCLGRAMYLVLGASGEVRWHLNQLRLCRRMGSAAPCLLSATVPSGQHPGDPSTGSPHPQVLPMLPSILPHGDAPPPPVLPPATAAVDASLQPPSASLGHAPPIASRGQLSSAMELLPVPDQLSSSPVGYPDAMEVDPTAPPVSLRAHTPHVDMHPGLGFQAFPSSPRTEWQGAGGTASPVVRLHTSSHTSTWGPPHGGRKPYNTTVRRFAVEECGVTARHHTC; this is encoded by the coding sequence atgcatcggatttcgggatcggtgctgtgcttgcgcacaaagatggatcgcatgatcgccctattgcctttgcgtcaaaattgctctcgtctgcgcaaagaaattattcacagatcgagaaagaagctttggctctcgtcttatGGTGTTActcagttccatgatttcttgtatggtagtcactttaccatcatcacggaccacaaacctttgacgtcgctttttcatccgaacaagcctgtacctccacgtacagcacagaaattcattcgctggtctattttcctctcgcagtaccgctacgatatcttgtatcggtccactgctaagcacggaaacgccgatgcgttgtcccgtttgcctgttgctgaggatagaggatttgattcttccgaacttgcttgcatgttcatttattcggaaaccgatgacgtggtcgaatcatttccaattgattttcgtcgtgtagctgcagccgcagctgctgaccctgtccttgctaccgtttcgcgttttgttgctacgcaatggcccttgtcaaagttacggatcgaggatccgttggtttgccgattttttgctcacaaggagagactttttgttcgacgtggtgttttgctgttgcattctgataatgatcagtcccgggtcgtagtcccacgttcgttacagtcctctgtcttacggcttctccaccaaggacattggggtatagtgcgaacgaaacaacttgctcgtcagcactgtacttggttcggaaccgatgctgcgattacgaatatttgctcttcttgcatggcgtgtgttgaacaacaatccgcgccaccgtggaaattctttgcatggccgaaagccactacctcttggcaacgcttgcacatcgattttgctggtccattctggaatgctcgatggttggttgtggtggattcattcagtaatttcccttttgttgtccggatgtcttccacgatgtcttctGTCACTATCcaagcgttatcggctatcttttgcattgaaggtcttccacagactattgtttccgacaatggcccacaattcatgtccgcaaaatttcagtcattctgcaaggccaatggtattcaacatctgacatccgcgccattttcgcctcagtcaaacggtgccgctgaacgattggtccggactttcaagtcacagatgttgaagttaaaagcatcgcattctcgggaggatgcattATTGCTCTTTCTGTCTTCGTATCacactcagccccgagatggtcgctctccggctgagttgctccacggtcgtcctcgtcgaaccttgatgtctttgctgcatccgccgtatcaggttcctgtgcagcggcagccacctgcttttgctccaggcgacgttgtattctatcgcaactatcgaggttcacggcgttggcacgcagggcgcattcttcgctgcctcggccgcgctatgtatctggttttgggggcctctggtgaggtgcgttggcatctcaatcagctgcgcctctgtcgtcgcatgggttctgccgctccctgtctgctttcagcgacggtgccgtccggtcagcaccctggggacccatctactggctcgcctcatccccaggtgttaccgatgctgccttccattttgccccatggcgacgcgccgccgccgcctgttctcccgccggcgacagccgcagtggacgcttcgctgcagccgccaagcgcctccctgggtcatgcaccgccgatcgcttcccgtggccagctgtcctccgccatggaactcttgcccgttccggaccagttgtcgtcttcgcccgtcgggtaccccgacgcgatggaggttgACCCTacagcccctcctgtctctttacgggcgcatacaccgcatgttgacatgcaccctggactaggttttcaggcgtttcctagctcccctcggaccgaatggcagggtgcgggtggcacagcctcgcctgttgttaggctccacaCCTCGTCGcacacgtcaacatggggtcctccccatggcgggcggaagccttataacacaaccgttcgccgatttgcggtggaggaatgtggtgtcaccgccagacaccacacttgctag